A window of the Arachis duranensis cultivar V14167 chromosome 5, aradu.V14167.gnm2.J7QH, whole genome shotgun sequence genome harbors these coding sequences:
- the LOC107491477 gene encoding mediator of RNA polymerase II transcription subunit 21, with protein MDIISQLQEQVNLIAHLAFNTIGTLQRDAPPNRLSPHYPEPPPHPTEDGSNFSEQPKLMSAGLVKAAKQFDALVAALPISEGGEEAQIKRIADLQAENDAIGQELQKQLEAAEKELNQVQDLFKQASDNCLNLKKPE; from the exons ATGGATATAATTTCTCAATTACAAGAACAAGTTAATTTAATTGCACATCTTGCTTTCAATACCATTGGGACCTTGCAGAGGGATGCTCCTCCTAATCGGCTCTCCCCACATTACCCTGAACCACCTCCACATCCTACGGAGGATGGCTCAAACTTTTCTGAACAGCCCAAGCTGATGAGTGCTGGTTTGGTGAAGGCTGCTAAACAG TTTGATGCATTGGTTGCGGCACTTCCAATATCTGAGGGAGGTGAAGAAGCACAGATTAAAAGGATTGCTGACCTACAG GCTGAGAATGATGCTATAGGCCAAGAACTACAGAAGCAACTCGAAGCTGCAG AGAAGGAATTAAATCAAGTTCAGGATTTGTTTAAACAAGCGTCAGataactgtttgaatttgaagaaaccTGAATGA
- the LOC107491445 gene encoding LOW QUALITY PROTEIN: uncharacterized protein LOC107491445 (The sequence of the model RefSeq protein was modified relative to this genomic sequence to represent the inferred CDS: inserted 2 bases in 1 codon), with amino-acid sequence MADDVVATLAGQVLNKGFRVVIASPDKDFKQLISEDVQIVMALPELRRWSFYTXKHYKDQYNYDPQSALSLRCIVGDEVDGVPGIQHVVPSFGRKTAVKLVKKHGSLEKLLSAAAIGTVGNPYAQDALTKYADYLGRNYQVLALKRRIDMPKI; translated from the exons ATGGCCGATGATGTTGTGGCGACACTTGCGGGACAAGTTCTCAATAAAGGATTTCGAGTGGTGATAGCCTCCCCTGATAAGGATTTCAAGCAGCTTATCTCTGAAGATGTGCAAATAGTTATGGCATTGCCAGAGTTAAGAAGGTGGTCCTTCTACAC GAAACACTACAAAGATCAGTATAATTATGACCCCCAATCTGCTCTGAGTCTTA GATGTATAGTAGGTGATGAAGTAGATGGTGTTCCTGGTATCCAACACGTGGTCCCTAGTTTTGGTCGAAAGACTGCTGTGAAACTTGTTAAGAAGCATGGATCATTGGAAAAATTATTAAGTGCAGCTGCAATAGGGACTGTGGGCAACCCATATGCACAAGATGCCCTTACAAAGTATGCCGATTACTTAGGCCGAAACTATCAAGTTCTTGCCTTGAAAAG AAGAATTGACATGCCAAAAATTTAA
- the LOC107491544 gene encoding protein SENSITIVE TO PROTON RHIZOTOXICITY 1: MDRKESLCTNTWTEPSSLTNWGNGLQTNLSPDPSISDYGERVEAPFKDFNQPSQMQSLLSKNVIKIADQENCPPNDSSQTSILQNWDASVMLNNLSFLEKKVHQLQELVCLIVSKKGQTFRQPNELLTQEQQLITADLTSIIVQLISSAGSLLPSARHTLTNTSPLVQQLCQLQGITVPFASGSGQSSVQPQNNGADKLSESSLKNGLPNNCDLEQKYNVEEHELKDEEDADDGENLLPGSYEILQLEKEEILAPHTHFCTICGKGFKRDANLRMHMRGHGDEYKTAAALAKPHKESESQPKLIKRYSCPYAGCKRNKDHKKFQPLKTILCVKNHYKRTHCDKNYTCSRCHIKKFSVMADLKTHEKHCGKDKWLCSCGTTFSRKDKLFGHIALFQGHTPAIPMEDNKRTTGLPDQDNSKAEVMSFSSGLNPSTENGVQNVMDVKGNIDDPITCFSPLNFEANFGGFNEFTQHQFDDGSEGSFSFLIPGSFKSGEVSSSDNVV; the protein is encoded by the coding sequence ATGGATAGGAAAGAAAGCCTTTGTACTAACACCTGGACAGAGCCGTCTTCCTTAACTAATTGGGGAAATGGATTGCAGACAAACTTGTCCCCtgatccttcaatttcagatTATGGGGAAAGGGTAGAAGCACCTTTCAAAGATTTTAACCAACCCTCTCAAATGCAGTCTCTACTTTCCAAGAATGTCATTAAGATTGCTGATCAAGAAAACTGTCCACCAAATGACTCATCTCAAACCAGTATACTCCAAAATTGGGATGCCAGTGTGATGTTAAATAATCTTTCCTTCTTGGAAAAAAAGGTTCATCAACTTCAGGAGTTAGTGTGCTTGATTGTTAGTAAAAAGGGCCAAACTTTTCGACAGCCTAATGAACTGTTAACTCAGGAACAACAGCTCATTACTGCTGATCTTACATCAATTATTGTTCAGTTGATCTCTTCTGCAGGTAGTCTTCTCCCTTCTGCCAGACATACCCTTACAAATACCAGTCCATTGGTTCAACAGCTTTGCCAGCTTCAGGGGATTACGGTTCCTTTTGCGTCCGGCTCAGGCCAAAGTAGTGTtcaaccacaaaataatggggcAGATAAATTATCTGAGAGCTCACTGAAGAATGGTCTACCAAATAATTGTGATCTGGAGCAAAAGTACAATGTGGAAGAACATGAATTGAAGGATGAGGAAGATGCTGATGATGGAGAAAACCTCCTGCCTGGTTCCTATGAGattttacaattagaaaaagaagaaatcctTGCCCCACATACACATTTCTGCACAATTTGTGGAAAGGGATTCAAGAGAGATGCAAATCTCCGAATGCACATGCGAGGCCATGGTGATGAGTACAAAACTGCAGCTGCTCTTGCAAAACCTCATAAAGAATCTGAGTCACAACCTAAGCTTATCAAGAGGTATTCTTGCCCCTATGCTGGCTGCAAGCGTAACAAGGATCACAAAAAATTTCAACCTCTGAAGACAATATTGTGTGTCAAAAATCATTACAAAAGAACACACTGTGACAAGAATTACACTTGCAGCAGATGCCACATAAAGAAGTTTTCAGTCATGGCGGATCTTAAAACTCATGAAAAGCACTGTGGCAAGGATAAATGGCTTTGTTCATGTGGCACAACATTTTCAAGGAAGGACAAGCTTTTTGGACATATTGCTCTTTTCCAAGGCCATACACCGGCCATTCCCATGGAAGACAATAAAAGAACAACAGGCCTTCCAGACCAAGATAATAGCAAAGCAGAAGTTATGAGCTTCAGTTCTGGATTAAATCCTTCAACTGAAAATGGAGTTCAAAATGTCATGGATGTAAAAGGAAACATTGATGATCCTATTACTTGTTTCTCTCCATTGAACTTTGAAGCTAACTTTGGTGGCTTTAATGAATTCACTCAACATCAATTTGATGATGGCTCGGAAGGTTCTTTCTCGTTTCTCATCCCTGGATCTTTCAAATCTGGAGAAGTATCAAGCTCTGATAATGTGGTTTGA
- the LOC107491542 gene encoding GRAS family protein RAM1-like: MEDYSEEDYEFLNLSLSVTTPSSREAKIMKKKKKNYEAKILRLLQLRENMLRQDHHNHHHHLQRRKAGTNNNNNNLIHLLLTTATAIDEDSNNIAASLDNLTDLYQTVSLTGDSVERVVAYFADGLAARLLTKKSPFYDMLMEEPTCEEEFLAFTDLYRVSPYYQFAHFTANQAILEAFEEEEDRNNRSIHVIDFDVSYGFQWPSLIQSLSEKASSGNRISLRITGFGTTLKELQETESRLVSFSKGFGNLVFEFQGLLRGSRITNLRKKKNESVAVNLVSYLNSASNSSLLMNFSDTLGFVRSLRPSVVVLVKQEGSRSIRTFLSRFTESLHYFAAMFDSLDDCLPLESAERLRIEKKLLGKEIKSMLNCDMEMDGVDCPKYERMEAWKARMENHGFVAMKMSSKSLMQAKLLLKMRTHYYYSPPLQFDDDAAGGGGGFRISERDQGRAISLGWQNRFLLTVSAWQLPLSSS; this comes from the coding sequence ATGGAAGACTACTCAGAGGAAGATTATGAGTTCCTCAACCTTAGCCTTTCAGTTACTACTCCTTCTTCTAGGGAAGCCaaaatcatgaagaaaaagaagaagaactatGAAGCCAAGATCTTGAGGCTCCTCCAACTCAGGGAAAACATGCTAAGACAAGATCACCATAACCACCATCACCACCTCCAAAGAAGAAAAGCAggcaccaacaacaacaacaacaatctcaTCCACTTGCTCCTCACAACGGCCACCGCCATTGATGAAGACAGCAACAACATTGCTGCATCTCTTGACAATCTCACAGATCTGTACCAAACAGTTTCCCTAACAGGTGATTCAGTTGAGCGTGTTGTGGCGTACTTCGCCGATGGCCTCGCCGCGAGGCTCCTCACAAAGAAATCTCCATTCTATGACATGCTCATGGAGGAGCCAACATGTGAAGAAGAGTTTCTTGCATTCACAGATCTCTATAGAGTCTCACCTTACTACCAATTCGCTCATTTCACTGCAAACCAAGCAATCTTAGAAGCctttgaggaagaagaagacaggAACAACCGTTCAATCCATGTCATTGACTTTGACGTCTCCTACGGATTCCAATGGCCTTCTCTAATCCAATCACTCTCAGAGAAAGCTTCAAGCGGAAACCGCATCTCTCTAAGGATCACCGGATTCGGCACCACTCTGAAGGAGCTTCAAGAAACGGAATCCAGATTGGTGAGCTTCTCCAAAGGCTTCGGTAACCTTGTGTTTGAGTTTCAAGGGTTGTTGAGAGGGTCCAGGATCACGaatctgaggaagaagaagaacgagagtGTTGCAGTGAACCTTGTTTCATACCTCAACAGTGCGAGCAACAGCAGTTTGTTGATGAATTTCTCTGACACATTGGGATTCGTTCGGTCTCTCAGGCCTTCGGTTGTGGTGTTGGTGAAGCAAGAAGGTAGCAGGAGCATTAGAACGTTCTTGTCTCGGTTCACAGAGTCATTGCATTACTTTGCCGCCATGTTTGATTCCCTTGATGATTGTCTTCCACTGGAGAGCGCAGAGAGGTTGAGGATTGAGAAGAAGCTTCTCGGGAAAGAGATCAAGAGCATGCTCAACTGTGACATGGAGATGGACGGCGTGGATTGTCCCAAGTATGAGAGGATGGAAGCGTGGAAAGCCAGAATGGAGAATCATGGttttgttgccatgaagatgaGCTCCAAATCTCTCATGCAAGCTAAGCTTCTTCTCAAGATGAGGACTCATTATTACTATTCTCCACCACTTCAATTTGATGATGATGCCGCCGGCGGCGGTGGTGGTTTCAGGATTTCTGAAAGGGACCAGGGTAGAGCCATTTCTTTGGGGTGGCAGAATAGGTTTCTTCTCACTGTGTCCGCATGGCAATTACCACTTTCATCATCATAA
- the LOC107491541 gene encoding sucrose transport protein SUC8-like, with protein sequence MESPTKSSLQLETATTTNITPILKIISVASVAAGIQFGWALQLSLLTPYVQLLGVPHVWASFIWLCGPISGMVVQPIVGYYSDRCTSRLGRRKPFIITGALSVIIAVFLIGYAADLGHSFGDDITKKTRPRAVAIFVIGFWVLDVANNMLQGPCRAFLGDLSAGDEGKIRMANAFFSFFMAIGNILGYAAGSYENLHKAFPFSNTEACEKFCANLKSCFFISILLLLTLTGLAMFFVEDVPLSEAKKNEDIEGTEDSARSAGCFGEIVGALKELKKPMWILMLVTAINWIGWFPFFLFNTDWMGKEVYGGNVGDEAYDKGVRAGSLGLMINAIVLAVMSLGVEPASKIMGGAKNLWGIVNFILSGGLLSTIYITKVAEFDRHRAGHYVPPATGVRVGAMTFFAVVGIPLAINFSVPFALASVYSATSGAGQGLSLGVLNLAIVIPQMIVSTVSGQVDAWFGGGNLPAFVMGAIAAAVSGAMAIVMLPSIKKSDAAKASMVVGGGH encoded by the exons ATGGAGTCCCCAACAAAGAGCTCACTTCAGCTAGAGACAGCTACAACGACGAATATCACACCCATTTTGAAGATTATTTCAGTTGCATCCGTTGCAGCTGGCATTCAGTTTGGGTGGGCCCTACAACTGTCCTTGCTCACACCATACGTCCAACTGTTGGGGGTTCCACATGTGTGGGCCTCCTTCATTTGGCTGTGTGGGCCCATCTCCGGGATGGTAGTCCAGCCCATTGTGGGATACTACAGTGATCGTTGCACCTCAAGACTCGGTCGCCGTAAACCTTTTATCATCACTGGAGCCCTGTCTGTCATCATCGCCGTCTTCCTCATCGGATACGCTGCTGACCTCGGTCACTCCTTCGGCGACGACATTACGAAGAAAACCCGCCCTCGAGCTGTTGCCATATTCGTCATCGGTTTTTGGGTGCTAGATGTGGCCAACAACATGCTACAAGGGCCTTGCCGCGCCTTCTTAGGCGACCTGTCTGCCGGAGACGAAGGCAAGATCCGAATGGCCAAtgccttcttctccttcttcatggCGATAGGTAACATCCTCGGCTACGCGGCAGGTTCATATGAAAACCTACACAAAGCTTTTCCGTTCTCGAACACGGAGGCATGTGAAAAGTTCTGCGCTAACCTCAAGAGCTGCTTCTTCATCTCCATCCTTCTCCTCCTTACCCTGACCGGCCTCGCCATGTTCTTCGTTGAAGACGTTCCCCTCTCAGAGGCCAAGAAAAATGAGGACATTGAAGGCACTGAGGACTCTGCTCGTTCGGCAGGATGCTTTGGAGAAATCGTTGGGGCGTTGAAGGAGCTGAAGAAGCCAATGTGGATCTTGATGCTTGTAACAGCAATCAACTGGATCGGTTGGTTCCCATTCTTCTTGTTCAACACCGACTGGATGGGAAAGGAGGTGTACGGAGGTAATGTGGGTGACGAGGCCTACGACAAAGGTGTTCGCGCTGGATCGTTAGGTTTGATGATAAACGCCATCGTTTTGGCAGTTATGTCATTGGGGGTTGAACCGGCTAGCAAAATCATGGGTGGAGCAAAGAACCTTTGGGGTATTGTTAACTTCATCCTTTCCGGTGGTTTGCTTTCTACTATTTACATCACCAAGGTCGCTGAGTTTGACCGCCATCGTGCCGGCCATTATGTTCCTCCAGCTACCGGCGTAAGGGTTGGTGCCATGACATTCTTCGCCGTCGTTGGTATTCCACTTGCG ATCAATTTCAGCGTTCCGTTCGCTCTAGCATCAGTCTACTCAGCCACCAGTGGAGCAGGCCAAGGCTTGTCTCTTGGGGTTCTCAATCTTGCCATTGTGATCCCACAG ATGATAGTGTCAACAGTGAGTGGACAAGTGGATGCCTGGTTCGGCGGTGGAAACTTGCCTGCATTTGTGATGGGTGCGATAGCGGCTGCTGTGAGTGGTGCAATGGCAATTGTCATGCTTCCGTCCATAAAGAAATCTGATGCGGCCAAAGCTTCTATGGTCGTTGGTGGTGGACACTGA